A section of the Brevundimonas sp. AJA228-03 genome encodes:
- a CDS encoding tryptophan halogenase family protein — MAEPIKSVLVVGGGTAGWMAAAALNRSLGPHCKVSLVESDDIGIVGVGEATVPPIRDFNALIGLDEAEFMRETRATLKIGIEFVDWGSQGNRYLHPFGTFGPGPTLSEFQQSFLALRATGRIADDLDAYSLCAQVCKAGKAGARDPDPRSPLNALFTAYHFDAGLYARYLRKVCESRGVERIEGEIVDVLQRPDEGFVDRVRLRDGRELPADLFIDCTGFRALLIEGAMNAGFEDWSHWLPMNRAWAVPCERVGPTTPFTRSTAREAGWQWRIALQHRTGNGHVYCSDFMGDDEARQILLDNLDGPALADPRPLRFTTGRRKAFWSKNVVALGLSSGFIEPLESTSIHMVQSGIYRLLQHFPDSRFSSVNIESYNRRLGAEVALIRDFVILHYHATQRDDTAFWRHMSSMPVPDTLSQRVEAFRDRGLLYQSGADEYFSQGSWLAVMYGQGIHPTGHNPLYDLQNLDQIQAGFGQIAARWKQTVSAMADHDDFLKASGMWAETA, encoded by the coding sequence ATGGCTGAACCGATCAAATCCGTGCTCGTCGTCGGGGGCGGCACCGCCGGCTGGATGGCCGCCGCCGCCCTGAATCGATCGCTGGGTCCACACTGCAAGGTCTCCCTCGTCGAGAGCGATGACATCGGTATCGTCGGCGTCGGCGAGGCGACAGTGCCGCCGATCCGCGACTTCAACGCCCTGATCGGCCTGGACGAAGCAGAGTTCATGCGCGAGACGCGTGCGACGCTGAAGATCGGTATAGAATTCGTCGATTGGGGCTCGCAAGGCAATCGCTACCTGCATCCCTTCGGCACCTTCGGCCCGGGCCCGACCCTGTCCGAGTTCCAGCAATCGTTTCTGGCGCTGCGCGCGACGGGACGGATTGCCGATGATCTCGACGCCTATTCCCTGTGCGCCCAGGTCTGCAAGGCGGGCAAGGCGGGGGCCCGAGATCCGGACCCACGATCCCCGCTGAACGCCCTGTTCACCGCCTATCATTTCGATGCCGGTCTCTATGCCCGGTACCTGCGCAAGGTCTGCGAGAGCCGGGGCGTCGAGCGTATCGAGGGCGAGATCGTCGATGTGCTGCAACGTCCCGACGAGGGATTCGTGGATCGGGTCCGGCTCAGGGACGGGCGCGAATTGCCGGCCGATCTGTTCATCGACTGCACCGGGTTCCGCGCCCTTCTGATCGAGGGTGCGATGAACGCCGGGTTCGAGGACTGGAGCCACTGGCTGCCCATGAACCGGGCCTGGGCCGTACCCTGCGAGCGGGTCGGCCCGACCACGCCCTTCACCCGATCCACGGCCCGCGAGGCCGGCTGGCAGTGGCGCATCGCCCTTCAGCACCGCACAGGTAACGGTCACGTCTACTGCTCTGACTTCATGGGCGACGATGAGGCGCGGCAAATCCTGCTCGACAACCTCGACGGCCCGGCCCTGGCCGACCCGCGTCCCTTGCGGTTCACGACCGGGCGGCGAAAGGCGTTCTGGTCGAAAAACGTCGTCGCACTTGGCCTGTCCAGCGGCTTCATCGAGCCGCTGGAATCGACCAGCATCCATATGGTGCAGTCCGGCATCTACCGGCTGCTTCAGCATTTCCCCGACAGTCGATTCAGTTCGGTGAACATCGAAAGCTACAATCGCAGGCTGGGGGCCGAGGTCGCGCTGATCCGTGATTTCGTGATCCTGCACTATCACGCGACCCAGAGGGACGACACCGCCTTCTGGCGACACATGTCCAGCATGCCGGTCCCGGACACGCTGAGCCAGCGTGTCGAAGCCTTCCGTGATCGCGGGCTGCTCTACCAATCGGGCGCGGACGAGTATTTCAGCCAGGGGTCGTGGCTGGCGGTCATGTATGGGCAAGGCATCCATCCGACTGGCCACAACCCGCTGTACGACCTTCAGAACCTGGACCAGATCCAGGCAGGCTTCGGTCAGATCGCAGCGCGCTGGAAACAGACGGTGTCCGCCATGGCCGATCACGATGATTTCCTGAAGGCCAGTGGCATGTGGGCCGAGACCGCCTGA
- a CDS encoding cupin-like domain-containing protein, which translates to MNASPRTVPVHVGMDRARFESEIVPLGRPAVLKGLVDDWPAVSRARTSPRTFADYLLSYDSGTPVRAFFGEPETGGRFGYSDDLKGFNHEQRSIPLKSLLDQVLNRDPGGEQGHIYAGGVPLPKVLPGMAEAHPMPLLETGKERLTSLWIGNRSRTAAHWDLAQNLACVVAGRRRFTLFPPDQIGNLYVGPIDLTLAGQPISLVDIVEPDFERHPKYRSALAVAEVAELEPGDALYLPSLWWHHVESLEDFGAMINLWWRDGPEYLTTPMLTMLHALLTIRDLPPGERQQWRAFFDHYIFQTGDDPVAHLPPDARGILGSMTGSIRARIKAILLQSLQR; encoded by the coding sequence ATGAACGCATCTCCGCGAACCGTGCCCGTCCATGTCGGCATGGACCGCGCCCGGTTCGAATCCGAGATCGTCCCGCTGGGCCGCCCGGCGGTCCTCAAGGGACTGGTGGACGACTGGCCCGCCGTATCCCGGGCGCGTACCTCGCCCCGAACCTTCGCCGATTACCTCCTGAGCTACGACAGCGGCACGCCGGTTCGGGCCTTTTTCGGAGAACCGGAAACGGGCGGGCGGTTCGGTTATTCGGATGACCTGAAGGGCTTCAATCACGAGCAGCGAAGCATTCCTCTGAAGTCCCTGCTCGATCAGGTGCTGAACCGCGATCCCGGAGGCGAGCAGGGACACATCTATGCCGGCGGCGTCCCCTTGCCCAAGGTTCTGCCCGGCATGGCCGAGGCGCATCCGATGCCGCTGCTCGAAACGGGCAAGGAGCGGCTCACCTCGCTGTGGATCGGCAACAGATCCCGGACGGCGGCGCACTGGGACCTGGCCCAGAATCTGGCCTGCGTGGTCGCCGGGCGACGCCGCTTTACCCTGTTTCCCCCCGACCAGATCGGCAACCTCTATGTCGGGCCGATCGACCTGACCCTGGCCGGCCAGCCGATCAGTCTGGTCGACATCGTCGAACCGGATTTCGAGCGCCATCCGAAATACAGGTCTGCCCTGGCCGTCGCCGAAGTCGCCGAACTGGAGCCGGGTGACGCCCTCTACCTGCCCAGCCTTTGGTGGCACCACGTCGAGTCGCTCGAGGATTTCGGGGCCATGATCAATCTGTGGTGGCGGGACGGTCCGGAGTATCTGACCACGCCGATGCTGACGATGCTGCATGCGTTGCTGACGATCCGTGACCTGCCGCCGGGCGAGCGCCAGCAATGGCGTGCCTTCTTCGATCACTACATCTTCCAGACGGGCGACGATCCGGTGGCACACCTGCCGCCTGACGCGCGTGGTATTCTGGGCTCCATGACAGGATCCATCCGGGCACGGATCAAGGCCATCCTGCTACAATCACTCCAGCGCTAG
- a CDS encoding cation:proton antiporter, with protein MHTKMNTPELFLIAMLIILTVPWLVWRLGRTDTYAPLVVVQIVAGVLLGPGVLGAVFPVYYSTVFTPPVIGALNGIAWWAVMLFVWIAGVELDLKAAWRNRTDTVTTASLALIVPMALGAGAALFLTQWPGWIGTDGLRWQVILGIGMACAVTALPILVLFLDRLGILRLPLGQRVLRYASLDDIIIWAVLALILLDWERVGRQGLFLVGFALASFAVRALMRRLAAQDRWYLGLIWLALCGFAADWSGLHFMVGAFLSGAIIEPGSFDRRQMESFRDAIVMAIMPVFFLSTGLRTEWGVGGLAVFGAAALLLTAAIIGKLVGVHLAARILQWPKGEAGIIGWLLQTKALIMIIFASILLDKAIITNSAFTALLLMAVGSTMLTIPLVTRMLKAPAEVRGSEAPG; from the coding sequence ATGCACACCAAGATGAACACGCCGGAGCTCTTCCTGATCGCGATGCTGATCATCCTGACCGTACCCTGGCTGGTATGGCGATTGGGACGGACCGACACCTATGCGCCGCTCGTGGTCGTCCAGATCGTTGCCGGGGTCCTGCTGGGACCAGGAGTCCTGGGAGCGGTCTTTCCCGTCTACTATTCCACGGTCTTCACGCCGCCCGTCATCGGTGCCCTGAACGGGATCGCCTGGTGGGCGGTCATGCTGTTCGTCTGGATCGCCGGCGTCGAACTGGATCTGAAAGCGGCCTGGCGGAATCGAACGGATACGGTGACGACGGCGAGCCTGGCCCTGATCGTGCCGATGGCGCTGGGCGCGGGCGCGGCACTGTTTCTGACCCAGTGGCCGGGCTGGATCGGGACCGATGGTCTTCGCTGGCAAGTGATCCTGGGTATCGGTATGGCCTGCGCGGTCACCGCCCTTCCGATCCTGGTGCTGTTCCTGGACAGGCTCGGCATCCTGAGGCTGCCGCTGGGCCAGCGTGTCCTGCGCTATGCCAGTCTGGACGATATCATCATCTGGGCGGTGTTGGCCTTGATCCTCCTCGACTGGGAGCGCGTTGGCCGACAGGGTCTGTTCCTGGTCGGGTTCGCCCTGGCGAGTTTCGCCGTGCGCGCATTGATGCGGCGCCTTGCGGCCCAGGACCGCTGGTACCTCGGCTTGATATGGCTTGCGCTCTGCGGGTTCGCCGCCGATTGGTCGGGCCTGCATTTCATGGTCGGGGCCTTCCTGTCCGGCGCGATCATCGAGCCCGGCTCCTTTGATCGGCGCCAGATGGAGAGTTTTCGAGATGCGATCGTGATGGCCATTATGCCGGTCTTCTTCCTGTCGACCGGCCTGCGTACCGAATGGGGTGTTGGCGGGCTTGCCGTGTTCGGAGCCGCAGCCCTGTTGCTGACAGCGGCCATCATCGGAAAACTCGTCGGCGTGCACCTTGCCGCGCGCATCCTGCAGTGGCCGAAGGGGGAAGCCGGGATCATCGGCTGGCTGCTTCAGACCAAGGCGCTGATCATGATCATTTTCGCCAGCATCCTTCTGGACAAGGCCATCATCACCAACAGCGCGTTCACCGCCTTGCTGCTGATGGCCGTTGGATCGACGATGCTGACCATCCCCCTGGTCACGCGCATGCTCAAGGCACCAGCCGAGGTGCGCGGGTCGGAAGCGCCCGGCTGA
- the hfaA gene encoding holdfast anchoring protein HfaA, producing the protein MNRSRSILQRAVLALAGSAIVATPVLAQSAPARGGSLATYEAGYANGRQMEGRTYGSSSRERTGNRLIVNGVIQSDSNSYFESDGNMGDQAVSGADYFSTGAVSSSSTAIGNLLTVSVAGSWNTVIVNSNQTNTGAVTANGSVTANSTRGTTSAVAPSGTTPPR; encoded by the coding sequence ATGAACCGCTCCCGGTCAATCCTGCAACGTGCCGTCCTCGCCCTCGCCGGCAGTGCTATCGTGGCGACGCCGGTCCTCGCCCAGAGCGCACCCGCGCGCGGCGGTTCGCTGGCCACCTATGAAGCCGGCTATGCCAACGGTCGTCAGATGGAGGGTCGGACCTATGGGTCCTCCTCCCGCGAACGGACGGGTAACCGACTGATCGTCAATGGAGTTATCCAGTCTGATTCGAACAGCTATTTCGAATCCGATGGGAATATGGGTGATCAGGCCGTCAGCGGCGCTGATTATTTCTCGACCGGTGCCGTCAGCTCTTCGAGCACGGCGATCGGCAATCTCCTGACGGTTTCTGTCGCCGGGTCCTGGAACACTGTGATCGTCAACTCGAACCAGACGAACACCGGTGCCGTCACCGCCAACGGGTCCGTGACCGCCAACTCGACCCGGGGGACCACCAGCGCCGTCGCACCTAGCGGGACCACGCCCCCGCGCTGA
- the hfaB gene encoding holdfast anchoring protein HfaB yields MTRRPNRLLIMALTAASLLAPGLAAAGTPDNSVRGGRVHASGNATPYTVALTCLAERNQTLGLRTPRMAVGRIGDLTGRVDFDTGARVSQGASLFAITALARAGSPVVERLDNTVSQLELDYAQKHLLSDTPELAGQSAENFRPIFAGQVAGSEYFIVGGITELNYNIQSSGLNAQFGETELTGLRGRVGGSSYVMNVALDLRLVDSRSQIVVDTVSFQKQLLGREMNLGVTGGTDTVGGVVSGGTQAVEPLQAAVRTLVERGIFELLAGMQTPEAYSGCLERAEIDS; encoded by the coding sequence ATGACCCGCCGCCCCAACCGTCTTCTGATCATGGCCCTGACCGCCGCCAGCCTGCTGGCTCCGGGACTGGCCGCCGCCGGTACGCCGGACAATTCGGTTCGCGGCGGTCGGGTTCATGCCTCGGGCAATGCCACACCCTATACGGTCGCCCTGACCTGTCTCGCCGAGCGCAACCAGACCCTCGGCCTGAGGACGCCCCGGATGGCCGTCGGTCGCATCGGCGACCTGACCGGACGGGTTGATTTCGACACCGGGGCCCGCGTGTCCCAGGGGGCCTCCCTGTTCGCCATCACCGCCCTGGCCCGCGCCGGCTCACCGGTCGTCGAGCGGCTGGACAACACCGTCTCCCAGCTCGAGCTGGACTACGCCCAGAAGCACCTGTTGTCCGATACGCCCGAATTGGCCGGGCAGTCAGCCGAGAATTTCCGTCCGATCTTCGCCGGTCAGGTCGCCGGGTCGGAGTATTTCATCGTCGGCGGGATCACCGAGCTGAACTACAATATCCAGTCGTCGGGCCTCAATGCCCAGTTCGGCGAGACCGAGTTGACCGGCCTGAGGGGCCGCGTCGGCGGTTCCAGCTATGTCATGAACGTCGCCCTCGACCTTCGCCTCGTCGACAGCCGCTCCCAGATCGTCGTCGATACGGTGTCCTTCCAGAAGCAGCTGCTCGGCCGCGAGATGAACCTCGGCGTGACCGGCGGCACCGACACTGTCGGTGGTGTCGTATCCGGCGGCACCCAGGCGGTCGAACCCCTGCAGGCAGCGGTCCGCACCCTCGTC